The Chitinophaga parva genome has a window encoding:
- a CDS encoding fasciclin domain-containing protein, protein MKKIVYTLLLVISCCMACRQEDAQVTPVGKPIPGAPAPATVKALLDSSNLTIYKAICQRVNLDSILAAQQVAAYTLLVPSDSAFNAAGYTKAGIAGMNINDLDSLVLYHAIANPVNSSNLQQSLGNIAQYSMLTASDFADYSPWSPYRYFLYLGIHQGKLMVNGHAHPLRALDGLDGTIYILDEVLKKPAFDMIDYLGSHAEFSQFLEAYHISDSTNDDYIGYNIQDFLPLLTSSSQCAPFTLIVPTNHAFAQAGLKTPDDFRALAGRSPMDYPNYRDIGGKTYYAAVFNPLDSMLFSTHEDLSYFNRPSYPLVYFSNDFSDNGSLANALLMPGDLYRPPPVYMRLRFQQTGGKLLVNQLSPVFAPVPLTTTDIVCRNGVIHVIDDNLLAH, encoded by the coding sequence ATGAAAAAAATAGTATATACATTACTGTTAGTCATCTCCTGCTGCATGGCCTGCCGGCAGGAAGATGCCCAGGTGACGCCCGTAGGCAAGCCCATACCCGGAGCGCCGGCACCGGCTACGGTAAAGGCCCTGCTGGACAGCTCCAACCTTACCATCTACAAAGCCATCTGCCAGCGCGTGAACCTGGATTCCATCCTGGCGGCGCAGCAAGTGGCGGCCTATACACTGCTGGTGCCTTCAGACTCCGCCTTTAACGCGGCCGGCTATACGAAGGCAGGCATTGCCGGCATGAACATCAACGACCTGGACTCCCTGGTGCTGTACCATGCCATCGCCAATCCTGTCAACAGCAGCAACCTGCAGCAATCACTTGGTAACATAGCACAGTATTCCATGCTGACGGCGTCTGACTTTGCAGACTACAGCCCATGGTCACCCTACCGCTACTTCCTGTACCTGGGCATCCACCAGGGGAAGCTGATGGTGAACGGGCATGCCCACCCGCTGCGCGCCCTGGACGGCCTGGACGGCACCATTTACATCTTGGACGAGGTACTGAAAAAGCCGGCGTTTGACATGATAGACTACCTGGGCAGCCATGCAGAATTCAGCCAGTTCCTGGAGGCCTACCACATCAGCGATAGCACCAATGATGACTACATAGGGTACAATATACAGGACTTCCTGCCCCTGCTGACCAGCTCTTCCCAATGCGCACCTTTTACGCTGATAGTACCCACCAACCATGCGTTTGCGCAGGCAGGGCTCAAAACACCGGACGACTTCCGTGCCCTGGCCGGCCGTTCCCCGATGGACTATCCCAACTACCGGGACATTGGTGGCAAAACTTACTACGCGGCGGTGTTCAATCCCCTGGACTCTATGCTCTTTTCTACGCATGAGGATCTCAGCTATTTCAACAGGCCATCGTACCCGCTGGTGTATTTCTCCAACGACTTCTCTGACAACGGCAGCCTGGCCAATGCACTGCTGATGCCCGGAGACCTTTACCGCCCACCGCCCGTGTATATGCGCCTGCGCTTCCAGCAAACCGGTGGCAAACTGCTGGTGAACCAGCTCTCACCTGTATTTGCACCGGTGCCGCTGACCACCACCGACATTGTGTGCCGCAATGGCGTGATACACGTGATAGACGATAACCTGCTGGCACATTGA
- a CDS encoding DUF4397 domain-containing protein — MQVNRYITGILLLAGLGACKKQKADYRYVEPDQPQVLTGSTVRLQNLGRAGTELVINGDTLTSMIPPSLEGLYLADNTRPTAYFTNGRLGSSYTIPQRFIGADGTARLTIGSLGNAQPEPLLYTKSFTIKEDVSHPTDYYNVLFGDATVDIMSTDSLFTLQRSISPPNNPQHFKVRLLNLSSSPAKGNVQGNMSLVFADGTTVSSTTSNIAPGKASEYVEVPYGAYQFKVQDAAGHIVPAVPTGFDESKTINVNNGNMSITTAASAVPIEPGFTCAPLHTFQPGGVYTILVSVNGSFNYYPSGSNVSSPTVFNAFRIITDITEPLNVTYGHVQAVNALPNSQLNVSIDGAVISNSSLEYTKASAYQTLITGKHTLKVQDVKSNTMVDTSFQLTGSDNYSIWVFPGAGGKAVVKMVANNLSGKFYYNENNAGDDGTYDQYTTAMPFWIRFLNLSTDVPEVTFTQANGQPFLGVTNRVSTLPASQHLAQGAVVNIDPYVMLSPSYGASQILAYASRPNVTPGNWLQAVPALKGTDFIARPALYPGQQPQFETGVYTVALVGSLKDQSAKMIIIKHNQ; from the coding sequence ATGCAAGTAAACAGATATATCACCGGCATCCTGCTGCTGGCCGGCCTGGGGGCCTGCAAGAAGCAGAAAGCAGACTACCGCTACGTAGAGCCGGATCAGCCACAGGTGCTTACCGGGTCTACCGTGCGCCTCCAGAACCTGGGCCGCGCCGGCACAGAACTGGTCATCAATGGCGACACGCTTACCAGCATGATACCACCCAGCCTGGAAGGCCTTTACCTGGCGGATAATACCCGGCCTACCGCCTATTTTACCAATGGCCGCTTGGGTAGCTCCTACACCATTCCCCAGCGCTTCATTGGTGCAGATGGCACCGCCCGGCTGACCATCGGCAGCCTGGGTAACGCACAGCCAGAGCCCTTGCTCTATACCAAATCCTTTACTATTAAGGAAGACGTGAGCCATCCTACCGATTACTACAACGTGTTATTCGGGGACGCAACGGTGGACATCATGAGCACCGACAGCCTGTTCACCCTGCAGCGCTCCATCTCCCCGCCCAATAACCCGCAGCATTTCAAGGTACGCCTGCTCAATCTCAGCTCCTCTCCTGCCAAGGGCAATGTACAAGGGAATATGAGCCTGGTGTTTGCAGACGGTACCACCGTAAGCAGTACCACCAGCAACATAGCGCCCGGCAAAGCCTCGGAATACGTAGAAGTACCTTATGGCGCCTACCAGTTCAAAGTGCAGGACGCAGCCGGCCATATAGTGCCTGCCGTACCCACTGGTTTTGATGAATCAAAGACCATTAACGTGAACAACGGCAACATGTCAATAACCACCGCCGCCAGCGCGGTGCCCATTGAACCGGGCTTTACCTGCGCGCCCTTGCACACTTTCCAGCCAGGCGGCGTATACACCATCCTGGTATCGGTAAATGGCAGCTTCAATTACTACCCCAGCGGCAGCAATGTTTCTTCCCCAACGGTGTTCAATGCCTTCCGCATTATCACAGACATTACAGAGCCGCTGAATGTGACCTACGGCCATGTACAGGCGGTAAATGCCCTGCCCAACTCCCAGCTGAACGTGAGCATTGACGGTGCTGTCATTAGCAACAGCAGCCTGGAATACACCAAGGCCTCCGCTTACCAGACACTTATAACGGGAAAGCATACACTAAAAGTGCAGGATGTAAAAAGCAACACCATGGTGGACACCAGTTTCCAGCTGACCGGCAGTGATAACTATAGCATCTGGGTATTTCCCGGGGCAGGTGGTAAAGCCGTAGTGAAAATGGTGGCCAATAACCTGAGCGGTAAATTCTATTACAATGAGAACAACGCCGGCGATGATGGCACCTATGACCAGTACACCACCGCCATGCCCTTCTGGATCCGCTTCCTGAACCTGAGCACTGATGTACCGGAGGTGACCTTCACCCAGGCCAATGGCCAACCCTTCCTGGGCGTAACCAACCGTGTATCCACCTTGCCGGCCAGCCAGCACCTTGCACAAGGAGCGGTAGTGAACATCGACCCCTACGTGATGTTGTCGCCCAGCTATGGCGCCAGCCAGATCCTGGCCTATGCTTCCCGGCCCAATGTAACACCCGGCAACTGGCTGCAGGCAGTGCCCGCGCTGAAAGGCACGGACTTCATTGCCCGCCCGGCACTCTACCCCGGCCAGCAGCCGCAGTTTGAGACCGGCGTGTATACGGTAGCGTTAGTAGGCAGCCTGAAAGACCAGTCTGCAAAAATGATCATCATAAAGCATAACCAATGA
- a CDS encoding fasciclin domain-containing protein, giving the protein MQKNIWLAGFCLLLFACKKDDSKPATSGGDANQLVNVITDNKFNFSDFNTALTTTGLDKQLRGAGPYTVLIPDNTAFQAAGYSDETAVAQEDGAVLLNMVRYHLLDGSWDLNKLPFRFNQPVTSFAGTQLYITHWIKGADTVITINGTPVSAVNMPASNGLIQVISAVMPPLLQNTLSDAVAADTSLTFLNTALQVTGMKNLLAGNDAYTLFAPSNNAFRAAGYPSMDSIATTDPAVLKALLLYQLTAGRHFVYDYILTADDSNTSQQTMANSNTTTVTLVPNPQTGVGFTSIRIQGSGNPQPCNIMKQNVLTNNGILHIIDQVLKENF; this is encoded by the coding sequence ATGCAAAAAAATATCTGGCTGGCCGGGTTTTGCCTGCTCCTCTTTGCCTGCAAAAAGGACGACAGCAAACCCGCTACCAGCGGTGGTGACGCTAACCAACTGGTGAATGTGATCACAGACAACAAGTTCAATTTCTCCGACTTCAATACCGCGCTGACCACCACCGGCCTGGATAAACAGCTGCGCGGGGCCGGCCCTTATACTGTGCTCATACCGGACAATACAGCCTTCCAGGCGGCCGGCTACAGTGATGAGACCGCGGTGGCCCAGGAAGACGGTGCCGTGCTGCTGAACATGGTGCGCTACCACCTGCTGGATGGCAGCTGGGACCTGAATAAGCTGCCTTTCCGCTTTAACCAGCCGGTGACCAGCTTTGCCGGCACACAGCTCTACATCACCCACTGGATAAAAGGAGCTGACACGGTGATCACCATCAATGGTACGCCCGTATCGGCGGTGAATATGCCTGCCAGCAATGGCCTCATACAGGTGATCAGCGCAGTGATGCCGCCCCTGCTGCAAAACACCCTGAGCGATGCGGTGGCAGCAGATACCAGCCTTACTTTCCTGAACACTGCCCTACAGGTGACCGGCATGAAGAACCTGCTGGCCGGCAACGACGCCTATACGCTGTTTGCCCCGAGCAACAACGCCTTCCGCGCCGCCGGCTATCCCAGCATGGACAGCATTGCTACCACCGATCCTGCGGTGCTGAAAGCCCTGCTGCTGTACCAGCTGACCGCAGGCCGTCACTTCGTGTACGACTACATCCTTACCGCGGATGACAGCAACACCAGCCAGCAGACCATGGCCAACAGCAACACCACCACGGTGACCCTGGTGCCCAATCCGCAGACAGGTGTAGGTTTCACCTCCATCAGGATACAAGGCAGCGGCAACCCACAACCCTGCAACATCATGAAGCAGAACGTGCTGACCAACAACGGTATCCTGCACATCATTGACCAGGTATTGAAAGAAAACTTTTAA
- a CDS encoding TonB-dependent receptor, with amino-acid sequence MNKLYSLCILLLLLLCGTVQAQETSGRLDGRVTDGKGQPIPGVTIQAIHVPTGTRYGTVAGNDGRYHLTGLRIGGPYTVQASMVGMGEQKQENITVRLGEPLQLAFVLQDSNKQLGEVVVKGSKGAKANTYGAGQNISQSQLRNMPTANRSIQDMTRLVPQASKDNSFGGTNFRYNNVTLDGAINNDAIGFSPSLGGITGTSGMPGSSTHSNPISLDAIEDMQVYLAPFDVKIGNFTGGSINAVTRSGTNELTGSVYGFGRNAALVGKDKIGSLGKENSAFYDYQSGIRLGFPIIKNKLFFFTNEEMTGRRDPSQLNVGEKETAQILSVKDEQDIINATTSRYGDAFKPGTAGAYNASSQSAKFFNRLDWNINEKHQLTLRNNTILSHAVIMDRDQSDFRFTSMAYRQTNNQTSTVAELKSRFTPTLANSLLVGYTVVNDKRDPESDPNLPQVQIMGRTPGTTIYLGTDREGAIFNMQQRTWEITDNLTWYKGKHTFLFGTHNELYHINYGFVNSWNGRVDYLSIDDYLNNNPWRVRGSYNYTDNSRDYIMAHPQSFNIDMLSAYFQDEIQLTDKLKITPGVRADYTLLPVKPVLSDKTRNAITDGNLGNTYSYTPLNQIHEDFFGKVQLSPRLGFRYDWLGDQSLVLRGGAGLFTGRIPFAWLAYAYYNNGDSYGSFDQKADQQAFVPGTDPLKTGKNGIADFIGQNGTVLNNRNSGKTQVDVVDNHFVMPKVARISLALDYTTPNAYKITVEGIYTRSIRDVMFRQVNIRDNPTYYAYDTELKQPVFSGNIDPHFSNAYELSNTNQGYRYNLSASISRNFTGGFNAGVSYTYGESKDVSNGIRNSMESNWQLNQALNPNNPGLAYSNFDIRHRIVAHADYRKAWSKQWISNFSVFFSAQSGSPFTYGIVNNSVQGLPQQVSLAYIPYADQAIHFFQDYNDAQGNVITAAQQAAAFNAFIDGNKYLHGRRGDFTARNMGRTPWNEQADFHFAQEYHFTTNPRSSYLTLSLDVINLTNLLNKDWGRVYFSPNTFNSTASVGLTPVYPGRQTKEGYPVYNFANPGTPYATDFFNSRYQLQLGMRYSF; translated from the coding sequence ATGAACAAGCTTTATAGTCTTTGCATACTGCTGCTGTTGCTGCTTTGCGGCACGGTGCAGGCGCAGGAAACCAGTGGCCGCCTGGATGGGCGTGTCACGGATGGCAAGGGCCAGCCCATACCCGGGGTGACCATCCAGGCCATCCACGTGCCCACCGGCACCCGCTATGGCACCGTGGCCGGCAATGATGGCCGCTATCATCTTACAGGACTGCGCATTGGCGGGCCTTACACCGTGCAGGCTTCCATGGTAGGCATGGGTGAGCAGAAACAGGAAAACATCACCGTACGCTTGGGTGAACCGTTGCAGCTGGCTTTTGTGCTGCAGGATAGCAATAAGCAGCTGGGTGAAGTAGTGGTGAAAGGCAGCAAAGGTGCCAAGGCAAATACCTACGGCGCCGGCCAGAACATCAGCCAGTCGCAATTGCGTAACATGCCTACGGCCAACCGCAGCATCCAGGACATGACCCGCCTGGTGCCCCAGGCCTCGAAGGACAACTCTTTTGGCGGGACCAACTTCCGCTACAACAACGTGACACTGGATGGCGCCATTAACAATGATGCCATCGGCTTCAGCCCTTCCCTGGGTGGCATTACCGGTACTTCCGGTATGCCCGGCAGCAGCACGCATAGCAATCCCATTTCCCTGGATGCTATTGAAGATATGCAGGTGTACCTGGCCCCCTTCGATGTGAAGATCGGTAACTTCACCGGTGGCAGCATCAATGCGGTGACCCGCAGCGGTACCAATGAGCTCACCGGCTCTGTATATGGCTTTGGCCGGAATGCAGCCCTGGTGGGAAAAGACAAGATAGGCTCCCTGGGCAAGGAAAACAGCGCATTCTATGATTACCAGTCCGGCATACGCCTGGGGTTCCCTATCATTAAGAACAAACTGTTCTTCTTCACCAACGAGGAAATGACGGGTCGCCGCGATCCTTCCCAGCTGAATGTGGGCGAAAAAGAGACCGCCCAGATCCTCAGCGTAAAGGATGAGCAGGACATCATCAACGCCACCACCTCCCGCTATGGCGACGCCTTCAAACCCGGTACTGCCGGGGCTTATAACGCCAGCAGCCAGTCTGCCAAATTCTTCAACCGCCTGGACTGGAACATCAATGAAAAACACCAGCTCACGCTGCGCAATAACACCATCCTTTCCCATGCCGTGATCATGGACCGCGACCAGTCTGATTTCCGCTTTACCAGCATGGCTTACAGGCAGACGAATAACCAGACTTCCACGGTGGCGGAACTGAAATCCCGCTTCACTCCTACCCTGGCAAACAGCCTGCTGGTGGGCTACACCGTGGTGAATGACAAGCGCGACCCGGAAAGCGATCCTAACCTGCCGCAGGTACAGATCATGGGCCGTACACCCGGTACCACCATCTACCTGGGCACCGACCGTGAAGGCGCCATCTTCAACATGCAGCAGCGCACCTGGGAGATCACGGACAATCTTACCTGGTACAAGGGGAAACACACTTTCCTGTTTGGTACCCACAATGAGCTGTACCACATCAACTACGGTTTTGTGAACAGCTGGAACGGCCGCGTGGACTACCTGAGCATTGATGATTACCTGAACAACAATCCCTGGCGCGTGCGTGGCAGCTACAACTACACGGACAACAGCCGTGATTATATCATGGCACATCCACAGTCGTTCAATATTGACATGCTGAGCGCTTATTTCCAGGATGAAATTCAGCTCACCGACAAGCTGAAGATCACACCGGGCGTACGTGCAGACTATACCCTGCTGCCTGTAAAACCCGTGCTGAGCGACAAAACCCGCAATGCCATCACTGATGGCAACCTGGGTAACACCTATAGCTATACGCCGCTGAACCAGATCCATGAAGACTTCTTTGGCAAGGTGCAGCTCTCTCCCCGCCTGGGCTTCCGTTATGACTGGCTGGGCGATCAAAGCCTGGTACTGCGTGGTGGCGCCGGCCTCTTTACCGGCCGCATTCCCTTTGCATGGCTGGCTTATGCCTACTACAACAATGGTGACAGCTACGGCTCTTTTGACCAGAAAGCGGACCAGCAGGCCTTTGTGCCAGGTACAGACCCGCTAAAGACAGGCAAGAATGGCATTGCAGATTTCATTGGCCAGAACGGTACAGTATTGAACAACAGGAACTCCGGCAAAACACAGGTGGATGTGGTGGACAACCACTTTGTAATGCCCAAAGTAGCAAGAATAAGCCTGGCACTGGATTACACCACGCCCAATGCTTACAAGATCACCGTGGAAGGCATTTACACCAGGAGCATCAGGGATGTCATGTTCCGCCAGGTAAACATCAGGGACAATCCTACTTACTACGCGTATGATACGGAGTTGAAGCAGCCTGTTTTCAGCGGCAACATAGATCCTCATTTCTCAAACGCGTATGAACTGAGCAACACGAACCAGGGCTACCGTTATAACCTCTCCGCCAGCATCAGCCGCAATTTCACAGGTGGTTTTAATGCCGGCGTGTCTTACACCTACGGTGAATCCAAAGACGTAAGCAACGGGATCCGTAACTCCATGGAAAGTAACTGGCAGCTGAACCAGGCATTGAACCCGAACAACCCGGGCCTGGCTTATTCCAACTTTGACATCCGCCACCGCATTGTAGCGCATGCAGATTACCGCAAAGCATGGAGCAAGCAATGGATCAGTAATTTCTCCGTGTTCTTCAGCGCCCAATCCGGCTCCCCCTTTACCTACGGCATTGTGAACAACAGCGTGCAGGGACTGCCCCAACAGGTAAGCCTGGCCTACATCCCGTATGCGGACCAGGCCATTCATTTCTTCCAGGACTATAACGATGCGCAAGGCAACGTGATCACCGCCGCCCAGCAGGCAGCCGCTTTCAATGCATTCATTGATGGCAACAAATACCTGCACGGCCGCCGCGGCGATTTCACCGCGCGCAATATGGGCCGCACGCCCTGGAATGAGCAGGCAGATTTTCACTTTGCACAGGAGTACCATTTCACCACTAACCCGCGCAGCAGCTACCTGACCCTGTCACTGGACGTGATCAACCTCACTAACCTGCTGAACAAGGACTGGGGCCGCGTGTACTTCTCGCCCAATACCTTCAACTCCACGGCCAGTGTAGGATTGACACCGGTATACCCCGGTCGCCAGACCAAGGAAGGCTATCCCGTGTACAACTTTGCCAACCCGGGTACCCCTTACGCCACCGACTTCTTTAACTCCCGCTACCAGCTGCAGCTGGGCATGCGTTATTCATTTTAA
- a CDS encoding fasciclin domain-containing protein, which produces MKANIKRLFCALALGTSIMAGCKKNALTVDQPSSSIRAMGDFIRNNYNLSLLAAGLQKIGFLDSLNTGTYTLFAPENSAFNAMGITRASDFDNMNTDSLRQALKYLVIPGRVYIADLPTQLDNIYTSLSGGPLYVSVTSYGNGADNYRVVINGCPVEDAPKRNIALTNGAMHLLQAIPKYFPGTIQGFLAKDTAATLFVQLLKQSRQWDSLALKGPYTVYAPTNDVMLRYGLTADSIAHIDVSRYQPIAYRIYTLGMAVHHVFSTDKSMVSVPNATVSVYGWTIMPDASLFIRPADGKTGAYGPSSVYYGDGRLSKDNLTDNGVVYHIKDLMNYPYLLPQQ; this is translated from the coding sequence ATGAAAGCAAACATAAAACGCCTTTTCTGCGCGCTGGCGCTGGGCACCTCCATCATGGCGGGCTGTAAGAAGAACGCCCTCACCGTGGACCAGCCATCCTCCAGCATACGCGCCATGGGCGACTTCATACGGAATAACTATAATCTCAGCCTGCTGGCCGCCGGCCTGCAAAAGATCGGCTTCCTGGACAGCCTTAACACCGGCACCTATACCCTGTTTGCACCGGAGAACAGTGCTTTCAATGCAATGGGTATTACCCGCGCCAGTGATTTTGATAACATGAACACGGACAGCCTGCGCCAGGCCCTTAAATACCTGGTCATCCCCGGCCGCGTGTACATCGCTGACCTGCCCACGCAGCTGGATAATATCTACACGTCGCTTTCCGGCGGGCCGCTGTATGTGTCTGTGACTTCCTATGGCAACGGGGCGGACAACTACCGTGTGGTGATCAACGGCTGCCCGGTGGAGGATGCACCCAAGCGCAACATTGCCCTGACCAACGGTGCTATGCACCTGCTCCAGGCCATTCCCAAATACTTCCCCGGCACCATCCAGGGCTTCCTGGCAAAAGACACCGCCGCTACGCTGTTTGTGCAATTGCTCAAACAAAGCAGGCAGTGGGACAGCCTGGCGCTCAAAGGCCCTTACACGGTGTATGCGCCTACCAATGATGTGATGCTGCGTTACGGGCTCACGGCAGACAGTATTGCGCACATCGATGTAAGCCGCTACCAGCCCATCGCTTACCGCATCTATACCCTGGGTATGGCCGTGCACCATGTTTTCTCTACGGATAAATCCATGGTATCTGTCCCTAATGCTACGGTATCTGTGTACGGGTGGACCATCATGCCGGACGCCTCCCTTTTCATCCGGCCGGCAGATGGTAAGACCGGCGCCTATGGCCCCAGCAGCGTGTACTATGGTGACGGGCGCCTGTCTAAGGATAATCTTACGGACAACGGGGTGGTATACCACATCAAAGACCTGATGAACTATCCTTACCTGCTTCCGCAGCAATAA